Proteins encoded within one genomic window of Panacibacter microcysteis:
- a CDS encoding YdeI/OmpD-associated family protein yields MVQFTTVILKFDQQGEKTGWTYIIVPADIAQQLMPGNKKSFRVKGRLDEFAIERLALMPAGGGDFIMPLNAATRKGIGKKQGAMVTATLEADNKEIQPPEDFIECLKDEPGAYDFFFGLAKSHRLYFINWINEAKTIQTKTKRIAQAVNALARQLDFGTMIRSIKKENEMLKGR; encoded by the coding sequence ATGGTTCAATTTACAACTGTGATCCTTAAGTTTGACCAACAGGGTGAAAAAACAGGCTGGACATATATTATAGTTCCTGCTGATATTGCACAACAACTGATGCCGGGCAATAAAAAAAGTTTTCGCGTAAAAGGCAGACTGGACGAGTTTGCCATTGAACGGTTGGCTTTGATGCCTGCCGGTGGCGGAGATTTTATTATGCCCTTAAATGCTGCCACCAGGAAAGGCATTGGCAAAAAACAGGGAGCTATGGTTACTGCCACACTTGAAGCAGACAATAAAGAAATACAACCGCCTGAGGATTTTATAGAATGTCTGAAAGATGAACCCGGCGCGTATGATTTTTTCTTTGGACTGGCAAAATCTCACCGGCTATACTTTATTAACTGGATAAATGAAGCAAAAACGATACAAACAAAAACAAAGCGTATTGCCCAGGCAGTGAATGCCCTCGCCAGGCAACTTGATTTTGGTACAATGATCAGGTCTATTAAAAAAGAAAACGAAATGCTGAAAGGCAGGTGA
- a CDS encoding DUF885 family protein: MVVYACVLSCCMHGQPSRDFAAFRDAFVTTYKKLEIRPAAPSYADNLQNIPRLPDIQQQLAFFRDAEKKIAGFANLWLGEEELLDLDMMKFETNLNLQRLALEKKWAEEKPSVIPSGNIYQIPHGKEWYTYLLNRYTGENVNADEIFLNDSEEATRLGRQIDTLAAAHGLSLQQLIIHMQDRAFAPETDTGKSTAVANAARLIHSKMPLLFNQPSAFTVGFADEKLLPGNHPGEQYHTHVTSMYLYKLLPGAYYQQQLAARAVKSPVQALFRYDNFTNAWAAYAETLGKEMDVYSSFYEEISQLQCALLRCVRSVLDIGINFYGWADDKAINTWQAYMPAGVGNVQQEIYAVKHLPAHAVACSYGCMLFVQWKKELQARQGSSFNIRDFHDRLLKKGALPFFMVKKNVFRKSASAHTSGISTATR; encoded by the coding sequence ATGGTAGTTTATGCCTGCGTGCTTTCGTGCTGCATGCATGGCCAACCTTCCCGGGATTTTGCGGCTTTTCGCGACGCCTTTGTAACAACATATAAAAAACTTGAAATACGTCCTGCGGCACCTTCATATGCAGACAATCTTCAAAATATACCCCGCCTGCCAGACATTCAGCAACAACTGGCTTTTTTCAGGGACGCAGAAAAGAAGATAGCCGGTTTTGCCAATCTCTGGCTTGGTGAGGAAGAGTTACTTGACCTGGACATGATGAAATTTGAGACCAATCTTAACCTGCAAAGGCTGGCACTCGAAAAAAAATGGGCTGAGGAAAAGCCGTCTGTTATTCCATCTGGTAATATTTACCAAATTCCTCATGGTAAAGAATGGTATACATATTTATTAAACAGATATACAGGCGAGAATGTTAATGCAGATGAAATTTTTCTCAATGATTCTGAAGAAGCAACGCGCCTGGGCCGGCAAATTGATACATTGGCAGCAGCCCATGGTCTCTCTCTGCAGCAGTTGATTATACATATGCAGGACCGTGCGTTTGCCCCTGAAACTGACACCGGCAAGTCAACTGCGGTTGCAAATGCTGCCCGGCTTATACACAGCAAAATGCCTTTGTTGTTTAACCAGCCATCAGCATTTACTGTTGGCTTTGCAGATGAAAAGCTGTTGCCTGGCAATCACCCCGGTGAGCAATATCATACACATGTAACCAGCATGTACCTATATAAGCTATTACCCGGCGCTTATTACCAGCAGCAGTTGGCTGCCAGGGCGGTCAAAAGCCCTGTACAGGCATTGTTCCGGTATGATAACTTTACCAATGCCTGGGCTGCATATGCAGAAACCCTTGGCAAAGAAATGGACGTGTACAGCAGTTTCTACGAAGAAATTAGCCAGTTGCAATGTGCGCTGTTGCGTTGCGTTCGTTCCGTTTTAGATATCGGGATCAACTTTTATGGCTGGGCAGATGATAAAGCCATAAACACCTGGCAGGCATATATGCCAGCCGGCGTTGGGAACGTGCAACAGGAAATTTATGCAGTAAAACACCTGCCCGCTCATGCTGTGGCATGCAGTTATGGCTGTATGCTCTTTGTACAATGGAAAAAAGAACTGCAGGCAAGACAAGGATCATCTTTTAACATACGCGACTTCCACGACAGGCTCCTGAAAAAAGGCGCTCTTCCCTTTTTTATGGTTAAAAAGAACGTCTTTCGCAAATCAGCATCAGCGCATACTTCCGGCATCTCCACTGCCACCCGTTAA
- a CDS encoding HesB/IscA family protein: MITVSDNAKNYIDHLLAEQHKEPGTFVRVGVKAGGCSGLEYKLDFDTMTKEGDEMYEDKGIKIVVDFKSLLYLYGTELDYTGGLDGKGLFFNNPNATRTCGCGESFAV; encoded by the coding sequence ATGATAACAGTATCAGACAACGCAAAAAATTACATCGATCACCTGCTGGCCGAGCAACACAAAGAGCCGGGCACTTTTGTACGCGTGGGCGTGAAGGCCGGTGGTTGTTCTGGTTTGGAATACAAACTTGACTTTGACACCATGACAAAAGAAGGTGATGAAATGTATGAAGACAAAGGCATTAAGATTGTAGTAGATTTTAAAAGCCTGCTGTACCTCTACGGTACAGAACTCGACTATACAGGTGGGCTTGATGGCAAAGGCTTATTCTTTAATAATCCCAACGCTACCAGAACCTGTGGTTGCGGAGAAAGTTTTGCAGTGTAA
- the sufB gene encoding Fe-S cluster assembly protein SufB, with protein sequence MSNNNDILERLTSEPYEYGFVTDIEMEIAPKGLNEDTVRFISAKKNEPEWLLEWRMKGLKHFQQSEMPQWQNFDMPSIDFQDISYYAAPTKKPSYNSLDEVDPELLATFEKLGIPINEQKALAGVAVDVVFDSVSVKTTFRDKLEEMGIIFCSFSEAVQKHPDLVKKYLGSVVPITDNIFSALNAAVVSDGSFVYIPKGVRCPMELSTYFRINAQNTGQFERTLIIADEGSYVSYLEGCTAPMRDENQLHAAVVELIALDNAEIKYSTVQNWYPGDKDGKGGIYNFVTKRGICKGVNSKISWTQVETGSAITWKYPSCILRGDNSVGEFYSVALTKNKQIADTGTKMYHIGKNTRSRIISKGISAGNGQNSYRGLVQVGTGAVNARNFTQCDSLLIGDRCGAHTFPYIESKNSTAIVEHEATTSKIGEDQIFYLNQRGIETEKAVALIVNGYAKEVLNQLPMEFAVEAQKLLAISLEGSVG encoded by the coding sequence ATGAGTAACAACAACGATATATTAGAGCGGTTGACCAGCGAACCCTACGAGTATGGGTTTGTAACAGACATTGAGATGGAAATAGCACCCAAGGGTCTGAATGAAGACACGGTGCGTTTTATCTCGGCCAAAAAGAATGAACCTGAGTGGTTGCTGGAGTGGCGTATGAAGGGTTTAAAACATTTTCAGCAATCTGAAATGCCGCAATGGCAAAATTTTGACATGCCGTCCATAGATTTCCAGGATATTTCTTACTACGCGGCTCCTACAAAAAAACCTTCTTATAACAGTCTTGATGAAGTTGACCCTGAGTTATTGGCAACTTTTGAAAAACTGGGCATTCCCATCAACGAACAAAAAGCCCTTGCCGGCGTAGCGGTTGATGTGGTCTTTGACAGCGTTTCTGTTAAAACCACTTTCCGCGATAAGCTGGAAGAAATGGGTATCATTTTCTGCTCATTCAGCGAGGCTGTTCAAAAGCACCCCGACCTGGTGAAAAAATACCTGGGAAGCGTGGTGCCTATAACTGATAATATCTTTTCTGCATTGAATGCAGCGGTTGTTTCAGATGGCTCTTTTGTATACATACCAAAAGGTGTACGCTGCCCCATGGAGCTTTCTACTTACTTCCGCATCAATGCGCAGAATACCGGCCAGTTCGAAAGAACACTGATTATTGCAGATGAAGGAAGTTATGTAAGCTACCTGGAAGGTTGTACAGCGCCAATGCGCGACGAAAACCAGTTGCATGCAGCAGTAGTAGAATTGATTGCGCTGGATAATGCGGAGATTAAATATTCCACTGTGCAAAACTGGTATCCAGGCGACAAAGACGGCAAAGGAGGTATTTACAATTTTGTAACGAAGCGTGGCATTTGTAAAGGTGTAAACTCGAAAATATCATGGACACAGGTAGAAACCGGCTCTGCTATTACATGGAAATACCCAAGCTGTATTTTACGTGGCGATAACTCTGTGGGCGAATTTTACTCCGTGGCGCTTACCAAGAACAAGCAGATTGCAGATACCGGTACGAAAATGTACCATATTGGTAAAAACACCCGCAGCCGTATTATTTCGAAAGGTATTTCTGCCGGTAATGGTCAGAACAGTTACCGCGGTCTGGTACAGGTAGGTACAGGTGCTGTAAATGCGCGCAACTTTACACAATGTGATTCTTTACTGATCGGCGATCGTTGTGGTGCACATACATTCCCATACATTGAATCGAAAAACAGCACCGCAATAGTAGAGCACGAAGCTACCACATCCAAGATTGGCGAAGACCAGATCTTTTACCTTAACCAACGGGGTATAGAAACAGAAAAAGCAGTAGCGTTAATCGTAAATGGTTATGCAAAAGAAGTGTTGAACCAGTTGCCGATGGAGTTTGCAGTAGAAGCGCAAAAATTGTTGGCAATCTCTTTGGAAGGCAGCGTGGGCTAA
- the sufC gene encoding Fe-S cluster assembly ATPase SufC: protein MLSIKNLRASVEGKEILKGLNLEIKAGEVHAIMGPNGSGKSTLASVLAGNENYEVTGGEAWFDGKNLLDLSPEDRAREGVFLAFQYPVEIPGVSNINFLRTAMSEIRAYRGLPPMEAKEFLKTVKEKQKLVEFDAALANRSLNEGFSGGEKKRNEIFQLAMLEPKLAILDETDSGLDIDALRIVSKGVNKLRSDKNAFLIITHYQRLLDYIVPDFVHVLYNGQIVKTGSKELALELEEKGYDWLKETSKATELA from the coding sequence ATGTTAAGTATTAAAAATCTGAGAGCATCTGTAGAAGGAAAAGAGATCTTAAAAGGTTTAAACCTCGAAATAAAAGCAGGCGAAGTGCATGCTATCATGGGGCCCAATGGTTCCGGGAAGAGCACATTGGCATCTGTACTTGCAGGCAATGAAAACTATGAAGTGACCGGAGGTGAAGCCTGGTTTGATGGTAAAAATCTTTTAGACCTTTCTCCTGAAGATCGTGCAAGAGAAGGTGTGTTCCTGGCATTTCAATACCCTGTTGAAATACCAGGTGTATCAAACATCAATTTTCTTAGAACGGCGATGAGTGAGATAAGGGCTTACCGTGGTTTACCACCAATGGAAGCCAAAGAGTTTTTAAAAACCGTAAAGGAAAAACAAAAACTCGTAGAATTTGATGCGGCGCTGGCCAACCGCTCTTTAAATGAAGGTTTTTCGGGCGGTGAGAAAAAACGAAACGAAATTTTTCAGCTCGCCATGCTGGAGCCAAAGTTGGCTATACTGGATGAGACTGATTCTGGTTTGGATATTGATGCCTTACGAATTGTTTCAAAAGGCGTAAACAAATTGCGGTCTGATAAAAATGCTTTCCTCATTATTACGCACTACCAGCGCCTGCTGGATTATATAGTGCCGGATTTTGTGCATGTTTTGTATAATGGACAGATTGTAAAAACAGGTAGTAAAGAGCTGGCGCTGGAACTGGAAGAAAAAGGATACGACTGGTTGAAAGAAACTTCCAAGGCAACTGAGCTGGCATAA